The genomic DNA CAAGCTGCTGGATCATCATGAAGACCAATCCAAGCCCAGGAGTAGGAAAAGTCGGCTTTCAGTCTGTTCAAGTCATCCATGCTGTCAAATGTAGCCAGGTCGGTGTATTTCTCTCTGCAGTATTGTTGAGCTTCACTCCAGTTCAGAGCTTTGTTAACATAGTAGTATTGACGCAGAGGGACCTCTGAGCATAAGATAAAGCCTGGATGGAGAGGTGatgattgttaaaataaaacatttaaacaacaagATACTTTTGCTGCTTCACTTTTTTATCGTACGTATGTCCTGACTTTATTCTTTAGGAAGACatggaatttagaaaaaaaaattaaaatatatttaaaataactattaGTGTAAAAATCCAGAACATAGGCCTACTCCAGGATATTTATTATCACCAGATCCCATAAGATTATATATCCATGTACAAACTTCAAATGCAAATCAAATCCATCATAAAGAATTTACAGCTTGAATGAAAGCTGAATTTTCCTAAACAGTAAAACTTACCGAATAAGAAGAGAGTCATCAGCGTAGTGTACTGATCCATTTTCCAAATTTCACTGCAGATGTTCAAAAAGGTCTGAATGTTCTGTTAGTCTCACACTATAAGTAGAAAAAGAAACTCATTGAAGTCCAAACATTTCTTACCTGTCTTCATGTTTAAAGATGAAAGTTTAAATGAGGGTAAAGAAAGAGAACACGGATCACTCATCAatgaatgtctaaaaatatgcaaaaaaacaaaacaaaaaaaactactaaacACTATTATTACCTTCTGGGGTGATAATTAATTTTACTGCTCATCATTTTGCATATTAGACTATTTTCCTGTCTCTTTAAGTCctgtaaaagctaaaaatattcaGTTAATATGATCATACTCACAGTTCTGCAAACATCAGAAGTTCTGAAGATGAGATCTGATATTAGGACATGTTATAAGGAATTTATTCCAGGAAACCATTTTCATATGCAAACTTTTTGACAGCAataattcttttaaatttgtttgtcACTTGCAAATTTTGATTCCAATGAAATGTTGTCCTGCAAAGGTATTTTATGgataagaaatgttttcttccttGTTGAAATAAGCCTGTAAAAACGGGTTCTCTTCAAAAACTGACTTTCTTCTGATTCTGTTTTCTGGAGTAAAGATCCTCACGTGCACCAGAGTagggggttgacctgtacgggTGCTGTGGGGGTTTGAGTTGTCCGGGTCTGTGGAGGGTCGTGGAGAGAAGTGAGAGATTTGACCAGAAAGTTGTCCAGAGGCATTTTGAGGTGAGAGAAAAAGTTCTCACTTTTCTCGCAGTTTTTTGGATCTGTTCTCCTGACAAAGTTAGCTGGACCAAACGTAATTGAAGATAAACTCCTTGAAAATGACTATATTAAAATTATATACATGTTTATTATCTCCTGGTTatcacaaagtgctttgagAAAGTTGTTCTTAAACTCATCAAAGCCGAGGAGGTCCAAACAAGCACgataagaatcacaaaagggggCGCAATATTTGCAActaaaaaccttgacaacaaaataatccgatggagggaatcatcacaggacaggaatcgtgttttaatagagagaaatcaggctgggaagcgtgaggtttgtgctaaagtgggtgctagcgagtagcatgctagtttgtcGTTGGTTGcacgtaaaaaaaagaaagtgactattcacaaacaatttttttcaaaatacatcctgccagtgttgaacttctttttgGTCGCACGGATTGGAGGAAATCCCActagaatatgcagctcactttctgctcagtgacacaAACATtgaggagagcagacgttagtgaaggagctgtcaatgcaaaataataaataatagcttGAGCAGATCTCCACTCTAAGTTGTTTGTCTAAGTGGCCGTACtgtagtgtgatgtcatcaatgagTAGATCTGATCATCAAAATACTGcaaaattaaacttatttttcgtaacattttaacatagaATTTATTAATGAACACATGTACTTATATAAAATGAGTAGTGGTCAATCTCTGggaactttatttacatttttagtagttttgaaagtttattattgatttttttatttgcagtttaaTTTAAAGGATCTTTGGCAGATCTACATCTCATACACTTTTACAagaattagcataaattagaataaaataataattcaaacaagtagcattcagtgaagtacttGTACCCTTTGTCTAACTATGATGAGGTTGTCATAGAGAAATGATCCACCACTTGTTTAATATCGTCCATGCAAATTTGGGGGAAGAGCTGTGCAGGATTCTGCaggcaggattactgacatttgtattttgatttgtgaatgatctaagagaggaaaactAGTACTGTTTGGTAGGGaactaatataaataaatatttttcattacaATTGGTGAGcctaccttttattatttaggtaaaattgtcttaaacagcgttcagttcCTCGCTTTGTCAGTATAGACCCGAATACCACAAGTCACTCTACATACTGACGGcgatgtcgccattttgtctgtcCTCATGTGAAAAGGGTCGATTTGTTTCATTCTCAATATTATCATCATTGCTATAGATTTCAAGCATATTATTATGGCAAAATGTCCCCGAAAAGTCTGTGTATTATGAACAGATCACAACATTTTATCAATGTAAAACAGAGCAGAATAATGCTgatctactccaatgaaaatattatttttggtgtttttaacatgttcttcttctAGAATTTTCCTCGTGATGTAGGACAtacatgtgtatatatacacacaagaatttgagattaaaactgtgattcgagtatttctttattcaaactgggTCTCAGATATTTGGTGTTGTGAAGGTTCCAGGCAGTTATCAGAGAACCCAGTAATTTTATATGTGAAAACagagataaaagcaaaaaacagaacttttcagATAAACTTTATTCAGTTCAGTAAAATCTTCCTGGTTCATTTGAAAAACTCTATCCCGGAGGAGCCCCCAAATGTATGATTGTAGTTGtagcaaaaattgaaaaagaaaaacaatgttcaGATTTGATGCATAAATGAGATTCTTCatgatgaataaaataactggaTGTGTGAATCAAACAGAGATGTTGTGTTCTCTGTTCTATTTCTTGGGTTCAATCTTCCACTGCAGTTTGATGTCTGTCCTTCCACCACTGCTCAGCAATGATTGAAGCTTAaagaaaatgcaggaaaaaacagtaataaatataaatctaagTTATGATGAAAGAAAGATGAGTCACAGAAATCTACCTGCTTCAGGATCTGGGCTTTGACTTTTGGGTCGGTCATGTCAGCATCAGTGTTGAATTTCATCCTCAAAGtggttttcctctttaaaactgaacaaaacaggaaaaaccgTCGTAAAAgtcaattattttgttttttaaacttgtcaGCATTTCTTTCAATGATCACCTTGATGGCAGACAAAAACCCATGGGACGTCACAGAATTCATCGGCCCATTGATGCTGGGGATTCTCAGTAACACAGTGTTGGCTTTCGTTGACGTTGTTTAATCCAGTGGGATACCAGTTTCTGAAGGAGCTCAGGGTTCCATCAGACCAGGTCCAGGGTTCTCGATACAGACCAATCCAGACTGTAGAACTGGACGGTTTAGCCTTCTGAGCCTCCATGTTTTCCTCCTGGTTCTCGATCATTGCCAAGTCCTTGTAGTTTGTCCTGCAGTACTGCTGAGCAGAACTCCACGACATTGCTTGATTgatataaatgtagtttttcttgttttgatctGTAACTGAAACAGAATTGTTCAATCCAAAGGTTTTGACTGAGTTTATAGGTACactacattattttaaaagcttagACAGAAGGCATAAAGTGTTGAATGCTGTGAACTGGACTCAATTCAAGTCATTGAATGAGTCCTATTTATAAAAGTCAAATATTCCCAATAAATTTCACATTTGAATGTTCAACTTTACACCTAAAATAGAGTACAGGCTGGACTCAAATGCTTTCTTTTACCGTATAGTGCTTTGTTCTCTATTAGTTTCTCCCCAAGTTTTTCATCTCtacatctttgattttgttagAGCTCAAATGAATTCATACAGTAATTTAATAAGTATAATAACTCGAACCAATTTCGGAAAAATCCAGAAATTTCGTCTTACCATTAAAGCACAGAAAACTGTAGGAGAAACCACAGATATCATCGTTCCACTGCCCCCTTCCACCTATTGTTGCACATGTTTCCTTTCCTTTCCAGTAATCTAGGTAGTATCGGTTCCACGATTCATATCCAGTCCTGCTGGTTTGTCCTGTTGCTGACCATCTCCAGGAgttgctctcatttcccatggATGTTTTCCAAGCTGCTGGATCATCATGAAGACCAATCCAAGCCCAGGAGTAGGAAAAGTCGGCTTTCAGTCTGTTCAAGTCATCCATGCTGTCAAATGTAGCCAGGTCGGTGTATTTCTCTCTGCAGTATTGTTGAGCTTCACTCCAGTTCAGAGCCTGGTTAACATAGTAGTACTGACGAGGGGGAACTTCTGAGCAGGAGATCCAGCCTGgatattgttaaaatataacATGTACAAAACAAGTtactttttttaccttttttttactctgtgcAAGGTATGTCTTTATTGtctataacaaaaataaaaataaatattactttGTTAAAATTCAGAATACACTtaagaatatttctttttactggattctgtgaaattataaattaatgaacaacttttaatgaaatgtttccTTCATAAAGTGTTTAAGGAGTGTTGAagtactttaaagaaaaacagaatttttctaAATAGACAGTAAACCATACCAAATAAGTGGAGAGTCATCAGCGTACCGATGTCCAAAAATGTCTGAAGTGTCTTCATGCTTAGTAAAAGAGGAAAGTTTAAgtctaaagaaacaaaacatgcaTCAGTCATGAATGATCCTCAAAATGTGGGAAAAACCTTCAGAATAAAACGCATTTGAAGAAATTTCTTCTAAAGGTGAGGGTGTGATTCCTTTTTAAAGCATATCAGTTTGCACTTGAAATTTcctcattattatttattttgtttttgtaaaaaaaatctgaagataTTCAGTAAATATGAACATACTCACCGTTCTGAAAGTAGCAGAAGTTCTGAGGATGAGATCTGACATTTCAACCTGTTAAAGATACTTTTATGTCTGGTTGAAAGTATTTCCATATTCAAACTTTAGCAGCCTGTGGAAACTCTTAATGAGCTGttaaatttttgcaaaatttttttccaatgaaatTTTCTGTAATGTTTATTGTTTGCTCAAAATAACCTCGTAACAACTTGGCtggtttttaaaactgaaaattatttGAATCCTGTATCTATGTTCACACCAAAAGCACGTTCAAGTGACCATTACCTTTTCCCATAAAAGTCTATCGAAACCTACAGAATTACATGTTTCGGGCTTCAGCGTATACACAAGTTTCTGCAACTTCTTTTCGGGTTCTACGTTCAAACGAGCAGCCATTGAACAGTTGAttaagttaaaccaggttgaactttgaccaatcagggactcggatttgttAGTGAGGTAAGGATGACGTTCcctttaattcacaaaagtgccaaaagtttgaaaatgtatcacGTAGGAGAAATTAATGATTGCATTTTGTGCGATTCATTCTTGAACACGTCACATTCCCGTTGTGTCCGAAGCCTTAAAGTTGATCACATGCTCTCGTACCATGATTGACCCGGTTTGACCCTATTTTCTGATGCACCTGTTGGGCTCCTTGTGTTCAAGCTATGGACACACTGAGGATGAGACCTGAGTTCTTGATTTTGAATATAGCCCATAGTGTTACTggtgttctcttttttttactgtttactagaaCATATCCGCCATCTACAGGTGGAAGAGATTTAGTGCtgaatgtcaaagcggtgcaaatcttatTAATCTTGCTTCAGGTGACGTCTTTCACAACTCTATTAGGAGAAATGAAAGAGCCAAATCCGAATTGCTTCCCTACTCCTTTGGCTCCTCCCACTGCTCCAGTTGTTGGGGCAtttgtatggggtcaaatcaggatcagcttaaagtgaaccaaaaaaacagattgaaaacttgaaaaatagatgttgtaactgaaaaaaaagaagtgaaaatttgaaacctgaaaaaaaNNNNNNNNNNNNNNNNNNNNNNNNNNNNNNNNNNNNNNNNNNNNNNNNNNNNNNNNNNNNNNNNNNNNNNNNNNNNNNNNNNNNNNNNNNNNNNNNNNNNNNNNNNNNNNNNNNNNNNNNNNNNNNNNNNNNNNNNNNNNNNNNNNNNNNNNNNNNNNNNNNNNNNNNNNNNNNNNNNNNNNNNNNNNNNNNNNNNNNNNNNNNNNNNNNNNNNNNNNNNNNNNNNNNNNNNNNNNNNNNNNNNNNNNNNNNNNNNNNNNNNNNNNNNNNNNNNNNNNNNNNNNNNNNNNNNNNNNNNNNNNNNNNNNNNNNNNNNNNNNNNNNNNNNNNNNNNNNNNNNNNNNNNNNNNNNNNNNNNNNNNNNNNNNNNNNNNNNNNNNNNNNNNNNNNNNNNNNNNNNNNNNNNNNNNNNNNNNNNNNNNNNNNNNNNNNNNNNNNNNNNNNNNNNNNNNNNNNNNNNNNNNNNNNNNNNNNNNNNNNNNNNNNNNNNNNNNNNNNNNNNNNNNNNNNNNNNNNNNNNNNNNNNNNNNNNNNNNNNNNNNNNNNNNNNNNNNNNNNNNNNNNNNNNNNNNNNNNNNNNNNNNNNNNNNNNNNNNNNNNNNNNNNNNNNNNNNNNNNNNNNNNNNNNNNNNNNNNNNNNNNNNNNNNNNNNNNNNNNNNNNNNNNNNNNNNNNNNNNNNNNNNNNNNNNNNNNNNNNNNNNNNNNNNNNNNNNNNNNNNNNNNNNNNNNNNNNNNNNNNNNNNNNNNNNNNNNNNNNNNNNNNNNNNNNNNNNNNNNNNNNNNNNNNNNNNNNNNNNNNNNNNNNNNNNNNNNNNNNNNNNNNNNNNNNNNNNNNNNNNNNNNNNNNNNNNNNNNNNNNNNNNNNNNNNNNNNNNNNNNNNNNNNNNNNNNNNNNNNNNNNNNNNNNNNNNNNNNNNNNNNNNNNNNNNNNNNNNNNNNNNNNNNNNNNNNNNNNNNNNNNNNNNNNNNNNNNNNNNNNNNNNNNNNNNNNNNNNNNNNNNNNNNNNNNNNNNNNNNNNNNNNNNNNNNNNNNNNNNNNNNNNNNNNNNNNNNNNNNNNNNNNNNNNNNNNNNNNNNNNNNNNNNNNNNNNNNNNNNNNNNNNNNNNNNNNNNNNNNNNNNNNNNNNNNNNNNNNNNNNNNNNNNNNNNNNNNNNNNNNNNNNNNNNNNNNNNNNNNNNNNNNNNNNNNNNNNNNNNNNNNNNNNNNNNNNNNNNNNNNNNNNNNNNNNNNNNNNNNNNNNNNNNNNNNNNNNNNNNNNNNNNNNNNNNNNNNNNNNNNNNNNNNNNNNNNNNNNNNNNNNNNNNNNNNNNNNNNNNNNNNNNNNNNNNNNNNNNNNNNNNNNNNNNNNNNNNNNNNNNNNNNNNNNNNNNNNNNNNNNNNNNNNNNNNNNNNNNNNNNNNNNNNNNNNNNNNNNNNNNNNNNNNNNNNNNNNNNNNNNNNNNNNNNNNNNNNNNNNNNNNNNNNNNNNNNNNNNNNNNNNNNNNNNNNNNNNNNNNNNNNNNNNNNNNNNNNNNNNNNNNNNNNNNNNNNNNNNNNNNNNNNNNNNNNNNNNNNNNNNNNNNNNNNNNNNNNNNNNNNNNNNNNNNNNNNNNNNNNNNNNNNNNNNNNNNNNNNNNNNNNNNNNNNNNNNNNNNNNNNNNNNNNNNNNNNNNNNNNNNNNNNNNNNNNNNNNNNNNNNNNNNNNNNNNNNNNNNNNNNNNNNNNNNNNNNNNNNNNNNNNNNNNNNNNNNNNNNNNNNNNNNNNNNNNNNNNNNNNNNNNNNNNNNNNNNNNNNNNNNNNNNNNNNNNNNNNNNNNNNNNNNNNNNNNNNNNNNNNNNNNNNNNNNNNNNNNNNNNNNNNNNNNNNNNNNNNNNNNNNNNNNNNNNNNNNNNNNNNNNNNNNNNNNNNNNNNNNNNNNNNNNNNNNNNNctggtttataaagctttgaatggtttagcaccaaaatacatgactgacctcctgacccagtatgtaccagccggacctctccggtcatctggatctggtcttttatcagttcctagagtcagaactaaacatctagaagctgcattcagcttctatgctccacggatctggaatagacttccagaaaacattaaatcagattgtttctttgttttctatgttttatgtaaagcactttgaactgtctttgtacatgaaatgtgctacaaataaacttgccttgccaaAACTTTCCCAGGTCACTTAAAAAACCCTATCCCGGAGGAGCCcccaaataaatgtatttagctATTGCAAAAATCtagcaaataaatgttttcatactTGATAGATAAATGAGATTCTTCatgatgaataaaataactggaTGTGTGAATCAGACAGAGATGTTGTGTTCTCTGTTCTATTTCTTGGGTTCAATCTTCCACTGCAGTTTGATGTCTGTCCTTCCACCACTGCTCAGCAATGATTGAAACTTTAAGAGAATGgagaaaaaacagttaaaaatataaaattaggtTATGATGAAAGAATGATGAGTCACAGAAATCTACCTGCTCCAGGATCTGGGCTTTGACTTTTGGGTCGGTCATGTCAGCATCAGTGTTGAATTTCATCCTCAAAGTGGTTTTCCTCTTTGAAACTGAACAGATCAGGAAAAACCGTCATAAAAGTCCAAAATTTTGCTTGTAAAATATGTCAGCATTTCTTTGAATGATCACCTTGATGGCAGACAAAAACATATGGGACGTCACAGAATTCATCAACCCAATCATGCTTTGGATTCACAATAGCACAGTGTTGGTTTTCATCAATGTTGTTTAATCCAGTGGGATACCAGTTTCTGAAGGAGTTCGTGCTTCCATCAGACCAGATCCAGGGTTCTCGATACAGACCAATCCAGACCATAGAACTGGACGGTTTAGCATTCAGAGCCTCCATGTTTTCCTCCTGGTTCTCGATCATCGCCAAGTCCTTGTGGTTATCTCTGCAGTACTGCTGAGCAGAACTCCATGACATTGACTGATtgatgaaaatgtagtttttcttgttttgatctGTAACtgaaacagaatatttttaaatctaaaagtttTGACTGAGTTTAAAGGGTGACTAAACAGAGCAGATGGAGGTTGGCTCCATTCTCaacccagatttgaaaaatgccccAAAGAAAGGCGGCGCAGGGATAGTGGCGGTGGAATGAgcagcagaggtgtggcttggatccatgattgacagttaggttagcGTTATGTAATGTACGCTGGGTCTTCTATATGGAGACTACCGGgcaaagtgatgcaagtttctccaTAGAACTTTCTaaggaggttgaggatttttttcctccccttcTCCCGAGGCCGGCACTCATGGTCCAGAACCTCATTGTTTCAACACAAGACGCGGCTTTTGCAAAGCTCGTTAGTGGGGCTCTATTTAACTCTATTTAAATACGTAGTtatagaagctaatctttctttaatagttctggtatcGTCTGTCCGTCCTCAGATAGgatttctccttcatgtgggaatcccaaaggtttcttctttttccctgATTCAGgttttttcaggagtttttccttactggagggagggtctaagggcagggataaccttttatttagtctgtttagtttttagcatttgttcatattttatgactaatttctatatctgtaaaattacctgcatgaagcccaataaggcaaattttatttgtgattttgggctatgtgaataaaattgaattgaactgaatcaaAGAATTACAGACCTGCAGAGCATGACGACATGAAACACAAATTTCAActgtaatatttcatttaaacctgtagagggcagcacatagacagtttttgactatattttcaggaattaaacaagtttcttacaaaggttttcttttactgtttagTGCTTTGTTTAGTAAAGAGAGTTGGAGCCCCCGTCCCCCAAAGTCTTTCATTTCTCCCTCTTGGATTTGTCTGACAGTGGAAAGTGTCTGAGAATTCCAGAAATATGCTCTTACCATTAAAGCATAGAAGACTGAAGGATGAACCACAGAAATAGTCGTTCCACAGCCCTCCTCCATCCATTGCTGCACATGTTTCCTTTCCCTGATAATAATCTAGGGTGCTACTGTTCCACGACTGGAATCCAGTTCTGCTGTGTTCTCCTGTTGCTGACCATCTCCAGGAgttgctctcatttcccatggATGTTTTCCAAGCTGCTGGATCATCATGAAGACCAAACCAAGCCCAGGAGTAGGAAAAGTCGGCTTTCAGTCTCTTCAAGTCATCCATGCTGTCAAATGTAGCCAGGTCGGTGTATTTCTCTCTGCAGTATTGTTGAGCTTCACTCCAGCTCAGAGTTTTGTTAACATAGTAGTACTGACGAGGGGGGACCTCTGAGCAGGAGATCCAACCTGGATGGAGACGTGatgattgttaaaataaaacatttaaacaacaagttacttttgctttttcacatattttatttttattgttttctgtgcAAGtgctgtcttttttatttaggaaGACAccgaatttaaaacaaaatatcaatggtgaaaatatatttgaaactacaaaagttgcattacctgcaataatgctagtgtgaatgctttttgctgaatgtggttgttgaagatgctgaagctgtttcctgaaaatgctgaagaaatttactgtgTTGGCTGAAAACATTTAGAGTAAATGCTAAAGCTATAAAGCTAAAGCTTTTGGATATTGCTAAAGTTGGTAATGGACTTGAAAATTTATACATatacaaaatatatacatttcaaAATGCGTTAAAGGTATGAATACCAAAGTACAAGCATAAATGTCCAGAACTCGCTGAACATTCTGATGCCTAACTTGCAGAATTTgcaaagtgcaaaaaaatgtgaagaatttcttgaaaaaattgAGGAATCTGAAGGAAATGTGCTAAACAAAATCCATAACACATGCCAATTTCACCAAAACACTAATGTAACAGCTCAATGCCagattttggaaaattattataaaagatGAAGACAATGCTCttaaagctagcatgatgctaatagAAAGGCTTGTTGCCAATCGACTCGAAATATATAAACTGAATAATATAATATGAATTTTCAAtggggaatattttgctcaatatttcaaaaacaataaagtttttgaatatcacgattaatcgcattaaattttttccagatttgcaattaattagttaattttttttaatcaatttcctgccctaccaaaaacacaagaaccCTTCTCCTTAACGAGCTGAATAGATGGATAGAGTGATAGAGTTTTAGGtgcagaaaaatgtacagaaagtaGCAGGAGGttcactattgtgtgaatgctttgaagcattcacaaaaagtgtaaaaatccagaacacactcCAGGATATTTATTATTACCAGATCCCATAAGATTTTATATTCTTGTACAAACTTCAAATGCAGATCAAATGCATCCCTTATAAAGCATTTACAGCATgaaggaaaaacagattttttctaaatagacAGTACAACTTACCGAATGAGAAGAGAGTCATCAGCGTAGTGTACTGATCCATTTTCCAAATTTTCCTGTAGATGTTCAAAAAGGTCTGAATGTTCTGTTAGTCTCACACTGTTGGtagaaaatgaaattatttgcagtccaaaaatacaataactgtctttatgtttaaattttaagtttaaagacacaaaacacagaTCGATCAATACTGAATATGGATGAAGACCTACAAAGCACTATTAAGGAGTGTTTCTTTTTGCAGCTCGTTATTTTGCACATTCGACAATTTCCTCTCTTTTTAAGTCCTGCAATAGAAGCTAAAACTATTCAGTAAATTTGATCATACTCACAGTTCTGGTACCATCAAGAGCTCTGAGGATGAGACCTGATATTAGAACCTGTTAAAAGACATTAATCAAGGAAACTATTTTCATATGCAAACTTGAACAGTTTAATAATTGTTTGCAACTTGCAAATTTTGATTCCAATGAAATGTTATCCTGCAAAGATCTTTTCAGGATTAGAAATGTTGTCTtccttgttttattaaaataacccTGTAAAAACTTGGTTTTCTAAAACTGGCATTCATGGTAtgtataacattttacagcctcttcaaatgaaaataaaagatcacacATCCCTAATAGATATCTATCTTGAATCCTTGAAATATATTCATGATGAACCTTACAGATTACCTTACAGATTATACTTCAATTTACTGGTACAGGATCCAGACGGGTAGAAATACGGGTGAGTACATCATTTTCCTAAACATGAGTCTAGTGTATTTCTGAATCAAATATGAGTTAATCTCTACAAATCTGTTTCTCCACCAAGTTACAATTTGTCTGTTACCAGTGATGGATCCAATCTAATATAcatatcagtggcgggccgtcagggcctgcaaggccttctctgctggcctaaaaatatctgaatcacagactgatattaattattatNNNNNNNNNNNNNNNNNNNNNNNNNNNNNNNNNNNNNNNNNNNNNNNNNNNNNNNNNNNNNNNNNNNNNNNNNNNNNNNNNNNNNNNNNNNNNNNNNNNNNNNNNNNNNNNNNNNNNNNNNNNNNNNNNNNNNNNNNNNNNNNNNNNNNNNNNNNNNNNNNNNNNNNNNNNNNNNNNNNNNNNNNNNNNNNNNNNNNNNNNNNNNNNNNNNNNNNNNNNNNNNNNNNNNNNNNNNNNNNNNNNNNNNNNNNNNNNNNNNNNNNNNNNNNNNNNNNNNNNNNNNNNNNNNNNNNNNNNNNNNNNNNNNNNNNNNNNNNNNNNNNNNNNNNNNNNNNNNNNNNNNNNNNNNNNNNNNNNNNNNNNNNNNNNNNNNNNNNNNNNNNNNNNNNNNNNNNNNNNNNNNNNNNNNNNNNNNNNNNNNNNNNNNNNNNNNNNNNNNNNNNNNNNNNNNNNNNNNNNNNNNNNNNNNNNNNNNNNNNNNNNNNNNNNNNNNNNNNNNNNNNNNNNNNNNNNNNNNNNNNNNNNNNNNNNNNNNNNNNNNNNNNNNNNNNNNNNNNNNNNNNNNNNNNNNNNNNNNNNNNNNNNNNNNNNNNNNNNNNNNNNNNNNNNNNNNNNNNNNNNNNNNNNNNN from Oryzias melastigma strain HK-1 linkage group LG16, ASM292280v2, whole genome shotgun sequence includes the following:
- the LOC112136504 gene encoding macrophage mannose receptor 1-like, with product MDQYTTLMTLFSFGWISCSEVPPRQYYYVNKTLSWSEAQQYCREKYTDLATFDSMDDLKRLKADFSYSWAWFGLHDDPAAWKTSMGNESNSWRWSATGEHSRTGFQSWNSSTLDYYQGKETCAAMDGGGLWNDYFCGSSFSLLCFNVTDQNKKNYIFINQSMSWSSAQQYCRDNHKDLAMIENQEENMEALNAKPSSSMVWIGLYREPWIWSDGSTNSFRNWYPTGLNNIDENQHCAIVNPKHDWVDEFCDVPYVFVCHQVSKRKTTLRMKFNTDADMTDPKVKAQILEQNFCYFQNGWISCSEVPPRQYYYVNQALNWSEAQQYCREKYTDLATFDSMDDLNRLKADFSYSWAWIGLHDDPAAWKTSMGNESNSWRWSATGQTSRTGYESWNRYYLDYWKGKETCATIGGRGQWNDDICGFSYSFLCFNVTDQNKKNYIYINQAMSWSSAQQYCRTNYKDLAMIENQEENMEAQKAKPSSSTVWIGLYREPWTWSDGTLSSFRNWYPTGLNNVNESQHCVTENPQHQWADEFCDVPWVFVCHQVLKRKTTLRMKFNTDADMTDPKVKAQILKQLQSLLSSGGRTDIKLQWKIEPKK